TAGATTTCCAAAAGTATATTTGGATACGgaattctttgaaaaaacaaaaattctacaCTTGTAATAGTTTTAAAtgtattaaaacttttttggcAGATGTTAAGAAAATACGAAGAATTATTGCGGATTAAAAACATACCATATTATTGGAATACGGATTATAATCTAATTGCTCATTTAAAAGAAGTTACCATTATCGGTATtgctaattttataaaaaaagttatagagaaCGTTGACAGGAGAATAACAGAAGATGCTTTCGTGATTGCAACTTACATACGTAACTATTTTATAACATGAAATCCTTTCATAATGTATATACTATTTCTATTTTAGTATGCGAAGAAGACgtgaatgaattgaaaaaagaagttgatataggaaaaaagaataaaaaactcATAGGTACCCAATCATCTTCATTGGTAGACACCGTTGAGAAGAGTGAACATTTGGAGAAAATAATGGAATCTCTAGATTCTTTACATCAAAAATTAGATCGTTTGATAAACTGGAATATTGATTTGGagggaaaaataaaacaaattgatgAAAAAGTAGAAAACCTTAGTAGAAGACTTTTTACTGTTGAAAGATCTATAGAAATCGATTCATTCTCTAATAGGAGTTGGATTTATCTATAGAAACGGTTAGTCGTAATTGAATTGTTCACTTTCAAATGAAATAGGATGAAAAATCGCGATTCCAAAGACGACTACATGCGAAGGCTGATCCCTTTGCTCCACCCCtagacaattttttaatatagtcTTTATTAAGGTAAACTTTTTTTCTCATCGATGTTATGACATTTCAAATGCTTCTCGACAGGAATATTGTTCAACCTCTGCAAACCAATTTTTTGCTGCACAACTGACttcataataataacaataagaGCCAGCccgcaaattattttttagttttggaaACAGTTGGTAATCGTTGCGAGCCAAATCTGGAGAATATTTCAGATGCTCAACTAATTCGAAGACTACCATAGCTTTTATGGCTGGTGCAATGAACCTATGGCAGGGTGTGTTATCCTGATAATAATCCATAATAAGCACTTAAAATGGTAGCTCCCTTTTGTAGgtaatttactaaaattacaCCTAAGCATCCCAAAATACGATTAGCATGACCTTCATTGCTAAAGGTCGCATTTTGAATTTTGCAATAAAATGTTCTTTGTCTTGTCTATACCAAGGTGAAAGACAACTACAAATATCTTTTCGAGTTCGCTTGTGTGGATTAGTTAACATTCTTGGTACTTATTGTGTAGACATTTTCCATATTCAGTTGGGATGTAATTATATTATGTACTATAGGTGTCTAATAGTCACACAAAATCTTGTGCTGGGTAAGAGTATGTTAAGCCACCCTACGACGATCATCATTATCTCACGAAtgctaacagatatcgaaccatggataactttggtcgatagatctcatcaagatctatctgtgttTGAAAAGTTATGAAGATTGACGCATACGCAAAAgagtttatgtgaaaaagtctacaaatgcatcatttttatcaaaaaacctaatctaatctaacctttTTTTGCCCTGAAATAGGGTGGAGGCTTATGCCTTCTTCTTAGCGGGCTGTGCAAATCTGAGAGGTCGTGTAGGACTTTCACCtcactaaaccaccctcctctTTTGCGCATCCTCGGGAGTGTTTGTATACTGGTAGGAGAGAAGCTGTCATTTCATCAGCaaaacctaacttaacctaaattaacctaatctaaccttacAAATATTACTAAATCATATcatcaatagtctatgtatagagtttcatcAACaactaaaaaatgagaataatcatcaattaaaacttgaaaatactTGTAACCTTCTTGCGTAGAAGTTTTCACAGGACCTGCTATATCTGTATGTATCAATTCCcctatttttgtagttttctttcCACATTTATTAAAAGGGTTTCTATTACCTTTACCtctaatacaatttttacaaacttCTGAACTATCAGGTAaccctaattttttttaaactatatttgttaatatgccCTAACCTCGTGTGCCAAATATCTTTATCATCATTTtccttattataaaaacatttatcatTTCCCAAATCtgcattcaaaacaaataaGGCTCACAGTtaaatttacaacaatttttacTCAAAGTTGCACCTTTTATACCTGATTTATTATCGAAAActactttgaaattattcaacaataatttaaacatagaaattaaattatgtgTCATATCTTTTACTATTAGtgcatctatctttatcttTTTCCCTTGACATACCCCTTTGACTGTCCCTTTTTTCTTTGCATACAGCACTCATTGTTCTTTGCAGTTCCTATTTTTACTTCTGATACCAAATCCATCACATTTGACATGTAAGGCTTCATTTCACAAATTACCATATGCTGAGTGCACACCGAGTCCAAAATAAACTTGTTAATGTCTCTAGCAGAAGGCACAACACTGCTTAAAGCTATAAATGTAATTTCATTGGCGGCATTTGCTTGACTTCCTGTACCTCGACTTTGACCTCTATTCTGGCCTCTAAGATGACTTCTACGAAAACCTCTTCTACCTCTAAAGTTGCCTCGTGATGACTGATGACATTCTGCTAACTTATGTCCGGGTTTTCCACATTTGTAACACACATATTGAAATGTATTAAAGGATGTATCAGTTTGACCACTATTCTGtccttgttttgattttatttttaattcttcatCAAGCAAACAAGATTTCACAAAGTCCATTGTTACACTGGTGTTCATAGTTTCAATCGCGGTTATCGCTGCCTGGTATCTTCATTCAATGTTAACAAAAGATGACATACATCATCATCTATTTTTGATCCTATTCCTTCTAACTTCTGTATTATAGTATCAAACACATGGAAATGTTCCtctaatttatcatttcttctaTGCTTCAAGGTAAGTAGTCTTTTTTTTAGGGTAAGTTTTGTGAAGACACCTTTGAATACATCTTCTAGTGAACTTAGCATTTCCTTTGCCGTTTTCGCATCTTTTATTATGTCTAGATGTTGATTTTGAAttctaatatttctttatcTGAAGTGAAATCGGCTATTGTCTTTTCAAGTGTATCTTCTAATTGTTGTTCTGCAAGCTCTTACTCTAAATTtccaattgttgaaattatctGAGTTCAACTGTGGTACCGTTGAAATATTCATCTCGATTTGATGAACATTTCCCTCGCTTTTTGACTGGCCGGCGTCTACTACTTAATAGTTTCCAGTATtacctgggcccataacctgtttgATTATTACTTGGAAGAGCCTTCTTGCATTGAAATAATGATTACTTtcttgaagtttaaatattttattaatatataaagaaaaatatttttgctacATTACATATAATTTTCAGCGACTACTTAGacatacatacataaagtttGTTGCTAACATTTTACCAACTAACACTTATCATACTTGTACCTCAGATTTCTCGAGGTAACCACCAAAACAGCTGATTTGCGATGGTGTCAGCTTTCTAAACACTAATCACTGTACGTTGCTAGACACGAACCATTTTGATACTAACTGTATCGAATTTGGGCATCTACTGTATGAACTTACGAGTGTAACAGAGTTTTTAGCGTGAGACTCTGTATGATAAGTTTCGATGAGAcagtatgaaaaataattgttttgaattataaaatcgTCAGAAGCAAAAAGATCAGCCCTCGTACAATGTAACAAGTTGCCTTGTTGgttagttataaaatttttaccaaGAAATACtcattgaatttattattaaattatttagtttggTGAGTCTATTAACTTTGAACCCAATCGTATTAGTTTTATACTATATTTGATTTTGGATATATCAGAATTATGTTGTTCTTCAAGACACGCGttctatattattaaaaaaaatattacaaaatattgttaCAGTTTTCTTCCTTAACATTATAACAAATTGTAATTTTGTATTTGGTTAATAAAGACATTTATCCACGGTTATTGTTTTACGTACCACTTAGAGAATCATTTCCTCCTTCAGTAATCGATCGAAACGCAATTGCCGGGTTCACCTGTACAGGTATAAATTTAATAGGAATATATTTACTGCTGTTGATTATGCACCATCGTCTGTTACTGATCAGCCTTTACAAATAAACAGTGGCATTTGATATAATGACGTGTTgactaattttgatgaaatattcgTTGATCCGGATACCCCAGTCGATAATCTTCGAGTGACCAAACTATCAAGCATACAGTTAGCATTGATTTGTCATATATATTATCATCTAATCAAAGATCCCATTCGCCTAAACCTAGCGGGCTACAGCAGGCAATGTTTTCTCAGCCATTTCCACCGACACGCCCTTAACAAATGCAATTGAGGAAGAATACCATGAAAGAAATAAAGCTAAGAGAACTGTTTTGCCAACTGATACTGAAAATGGCAAGAAGGGaatgaaaaaaactaagaaaGCAGGTGATGAGAAGTAAAAAGAATCAGACGAAGACTGCTTCTGCGTCGTTTGTTTAGAAACTTTTAGCAGTAGCCGATCAAATGAACAGTGGATCCAATGCCTTTCATGTAAATTAAGATCACATGCCGAGTATGTACAGTGTTCATGAAGATTCAAGTTATATCTGTCGTAATTGTGAgtccaaataaatattttgctgATTTAATATGACATATTGTTTTCTTTACCCTTTTGGTCTGGTACTTTAGTCTTAATGATGTAAAGACTATACTTTTGTACCCGGTCTTCCCTACTTGATaagcaaaaatttattttttaaaaataaaataagctAGTTCAATAAACGAGTTTTAAATACGAGCATTATTAAAAGAGATCTggaatttcaattataaatgtaGTCGCTATGGTGAATATTTCGATACGTTTTCTTGTTAAATCGATATTATGAAACGTTGtccattaaattttgataatatccaATAACCGATAACATATTTAACCGATTATGATGCAAAGCAATGAAATTGAAGGTaagtgaaagaaaaatttaaaaattgtgtcaTCCAGTTATTTTCAAGGTAATCAAAATTACAAACATTATAGAAGGTAAAGATTAGGagtgtatataaaaaatgtccgaaattttcaacaatgaaCAGGTTGagggaaaaatattatattagattTTTCAACTTTGCATATTTCAACTCATCTACAATAGCTACAATCATACTATACCGTTTGTCTACACCAACGccattttgaaagatttttaaactgttatttatcgtataaatcttccaatatcaattgcagaagacagttgtGGGAGGaccaatcaatatttcataaatacgcacgacacacatatcaaattaagaaatgaacctcgtataaaattcggtaatcATCTAACAAACTGTCGGTCTATGTGGACTCAttatctccactgtttaccaatgaaaaaaacgaatcgtaaacataaatgcatttctattgtcCAAAGCTGCCGGAAGGCGTatatacacaatttctttgaaatattcctgccagaaaGCCTGcaataagcagtggcgtggctgggtgagatttatttaattcataaatttctttaaataaatagaaatatagcgttctttagaccatgtgcgaatgaagacaatgaaattgcaccgTGCAGTGaaaataaagacaggtatggattcgaatatattcgaatgtttaaaaaaggaaaataatcagcaatctgataatgcaataagagtaagaattgctgaattaactagagttaacaaaacttaagttttgtgtcagcatgtggttttaaacataaaaaaactgaataaacggatggcaataaagGAATCGTCAAagatagttcgatggcgacaagattactTGCGTCAGATGAAGGACTATTactaatagacgaatggggcACAAAAacggctcagttcacgtctggtaccctgtttaaaccaaactcccttacaggcaggtacattttactcctctatttacgttttataatttaatattcagtttttctaagttccaagtaggactacaatttataattattcgaTTGCGTTTTAACGAATACTACATACTTACAATACAAACATTCTCTATCTGTTGAGCTTGTCATATTAATCAAAtaagaaatacttttttatttatttcagtaccaataaataatgatttagaaAGGAAAATAGCCGATGCTTTTGAAGTATTCGATCACTCACAAAGCAAAATGATCGATGTGCGAGAAGTATCAACCGTTATAAGAGGTTTAGGTTGCTGCCCGTCAGAAGCAGAAGTTCAAGAAATTATTGTAGGTTTAGAAGATCCTCAATTTCCCGGCAGTGTACACTTACAAAAATTTCTAACGTATGTTTCTCAATTGATCACCGAACATCGGTAAGTATATTATTACAGACATGAACCTTCGATGCTTAGTTAACCAGATTGTGTATCAGTATAAACTAAGAAGTAAAAATTAATGTTCATATTCATTCGTCTATTGGTGACGCTAAGAAGATTTCTTTCCTCTCAATAATCGTTCTTTGATAATTCTTGCTAATCTAATATAAGGTACTTGATACAAATAAAGCCTACCTTACCTTCTAACCTTCTGGTTCAGACAattctgactaccatgattatttataaagatactttggaattagaatattttttttcttttgttttattgcaaagaattgagccgaactggacggaattccccattttattacactacacctttctgaaatagactatagaatGACGTACTAAATCAACACTTCTGGTGTGATGTGGAGCGCTGCCAGAATGCCACCAGTCTCACTCCAAAAACTCGTCGCCTCGCGAACTCGTAGTTCCCGAAAGATGTCATATGTGACTTGGCACGGTATCccaaaaaattatggaattaaTACCACGGCGAGGCGATAAGTTTTAGGATCTAACTGGTGACATTTGACGGGACTCCACATCACACCAGAAGTACTCCATTTGCACGTCAAAGCTTCGATCCTTGTCCTTCTACCCTGTTGCCCCAATCTCGAcgcaaaaaatattctaaatcaTCAAAGCACTTTATTTTAGGCCGAATTCTACAGTCGTCAGAAGTATAATTCTTGCACCCTCACCATAAAACATGATTTTCCACACCCCATCCTGAGGTCACGAAAATCAGCGTTTATAGGGCAGCTTGAAAAGTACTTATTTACGTCAAAACATTATAGTACAGTCATGGGCACTATTTTTCTGTGATCCCGGAAATCTTACTTTACATACTTCtacatttaaagaaaattttaatccTGTTTTAGATTATCATTAAAGTTTAATTTATTCATCGAGGCGTTGGCATCTACGCAGAAGTTTCCAATATCacaattaaaatatacaaataaagaATTGAGGTTAGATCCACTCGAACATAAGACCCCAGTTTAAAAATCACTTCATATCGTATCTTTctgctttttatttaatattttcgatatatatatttttgtgtagaTACGAACCAGCTTCTCCTGAAGACCTTTTGGATGCTTTTCGTACTTTAGACAGCAAAGGTGTGGGTTACTtaacaaaagaagaaatttcaaCATACATGACTCAATTTGGTGAACCGTTTTCTCAAGAAGAGCTCGAAGAAATGCTTGAGATTGCGATCGATCCACAAACGAAAACAGTACCATACGAGTACTATATTAATCAATTGATGGTAAGTTAATTTACAATGGGTCTAAGCACGATTTTAATTTAGCACAACGTAACATAAATAGcactcataaatatttttaaattggaatttcatTATTCCGTCCTCATTTCTTTTTGCAACGCCCCAATCgcttgcttacgtcaccagcgccgaaCGAGTTTCGCCCACACCACgttgttttgttttatcattCTATCGCGACAGGATGTCGAAATCTGGATCGACAAAGGttcgttttaaatattatattgtagCAACACCACTATTACAGCACCAAATGAAGTATTTTCAAGTATCATTAAGAGAGAAAAATTACggaaaacattatgtgattctatGACAGTAAAAGGAATACTGTTTTATCAAGTACAATCGGTTTTGTTGTGAAGAGCACAGAATTAATTACACCAACTTGAAATCCATTTTTTCACAGTAAATGAGTTACACTAAATCATATACAAATCATTTAAACAACTAAAATCTGAGAAGTACAGATCCTACCATTTGATGCTCCCACCTTTAATGGGTCCATATGGTCCTCTTAGGCGTTAATgggttaatttaaaaatagctTCCAGGTACTTTGTGGAGGGTATTTCGAACATCTCTGGTAATATAAGGACTAGAGGGGTGTATCCAGATCCTTATGATTTAAATActaaagattttatattttatgagtggacaattaatttttttagcctATCCCATATGAATAGAAGATAGTTTTAGAGAGTTGGTAAAGTGTACAAATAGTTTACTATAAgcaattaaaaggaaaaaacaatgAGAGGTAACAACCACCATGTACCTTCAAAAACCATTATGTATTTATATGAGATAGCGTAGGAGATTGcattaaaaactcaaatttacCCCATTAAAGGAATGAACCTCCCTTTAGAAGAAAGTGTATTAAATTAAATACCCTTGTAGTATCAGCtcttgaaattaaattatataattttgagcCTATCTTGTATTAGTAtagtatatataataattatttcagtacaaagaatgtaaattataattttcacaGTTTCGCAAAAATAGGTTTTTCCTTTGTCATCTGTGCAGTTGCTGCTTTGAGAAGATCTTCACTCTGGAGATACAATTGATTGAGATGTTTCTGGAACAATTTCAAATGTTAAATTacaaaagtgttcaaaaatattaatgtcgcataaaatttcaatacataaATCATACAAAAGTCATcatcataaaaaaacagaaaaaagctTGGAGAAACCACAAAACAACTAACAACAGTAGCAGAATATATAGACCTACACttcaataatgagaaaacaaagtttatggaaatgaaataaagaataaatgaggaagaaatacaaaaaacaatttcaaagtaCATAAACATGATGGGACGTTAATAGAATTCGAGGAAGTAGAAAATTTCCTGTATTTTGGTGTACTACTACATAATAAATgccaagaagaaaaagaaatcgaACTAAGAATTGCCAAAAGTAGCAACTGTGCAGGCAGCCTTAGAAGAATATCAACATCAAAAGAGATATCCAGATCTACGAAAGTTCGAATTTATAAGACAATGCTGAGACCCACCCTGACATACGCCTGGGAAACCTGAATAATGacgaataaaactaaacagaTATTAGAAATCTGGAAGAGAAAAGTACTAAGTAAAATTTTTGGTGGAAAGCAGACAGAGTTTGGATGGGAGAGAAGATCaaacaatgaaatttatacACTTTGTAATGAGTCACCAATCAGCGcatttataaaaacaagaaGGTTGCAATAGATAAGTCAGTTGAACGAATTGACGAAGACAGGCTCTTGAAACGAATTGGATGGAAGATACCAGAGGGTAAGAGGACAAGAGGTAGACCAAAAAAACTATGAATGCAAGCCAACAAATTACCTGTCAACGCTAAAGCTACAATGTTAACTGTGCAATTTAACTGGAAAAATCACTTTATGTATCATAACtcaatttcaatggaaaatgaGTTTCTAAGTCTGGTGTTtgccaaataaaaatatttataatgaatttaaagTTAATTTATTTACCTAGTGTTTgcttaattttgtttttgattttattgcaataagaaaaaatgatgaataataaTTACTACTATTGAAACTAATGAAATCAGTATTGAAtcattgataatttaaaaaactgattcaatcaatgttattattatttaattagaattttgaaaattttatggaaaataaaaatcattagaGTACACTACTAAGTCAGATACTTTGAGGAGAGGAGTTAAGAGCCCCCAAACTTTTATCCATGTGGTGtatactatttttcttcataacCAGTTCAGAGCTTTCATGTACAGCTTTACTAATGCACACATATTTAACTTTCTGCCTATAAAAAGGTGCAAAAGATGCCTACTATCAACCGAAGtataaagaaaaacaagaaactgaaaattgtaaatgttttgttatattaagACTAAAAAACTGGGGACCCAATCAGGGTTTAATGTGTCCTCTAGATGTATCTAGCTAAAATATACTTAAGAGAATACTTTTCCTAGGATGTTATAAAGTGTTTAACTGTTTACTAACAACATGCACATACCTGAAATAAAGTGCTTGGAGTATACTTTTGCATATTTCGCTTTTGCTTCTGGTAAATCTACTCTTTTTATAGTATCTAGTCATCATTTCCTATGTTCCTTGTACAATTGGTAAAGATACTGTTTATATTTAAACTATGTAATAGccggaattcgaaaaaaaatgacataatCCCTTTTAGATCTACTTCCATACTTTATCACCATGCAAAAAGTAGGCATTGTAAAGATCTTTTTGATTCAAATGACATGGTCAGTTTAAACAAAAGGTATAAAGTGTGTATAGTTCAGCAGCCATACTTGTTTTCAAGTGACAGCTACTTGAATAGGTCTATTAGAGTCATACAATTCTCACAGACAAAGAACAGATATTgttaacaataataatgtaaCCTTTAAATCTGGATTATCAGAATTTGGAAGGTAGCACCTTGTGTGTATCACGTAGGCCATCTCATAATGTTAAATATTggatattaaatatatttttttgttttcagattGATTAAAGAACCAtatatgaaataacaaaaatcaatattattcatGACAATTACTTACAATGTGATCAAGTCCCTCTTGTACTGAATGGTCTCTGGAATACACCAAACTAGCTTTTGTAGTTTGAATGGCAACTGGACTTCTGCTTGCTATTTCTTCAGCTATGCCTAGTACACCATTAATAAGCctgaaattacaaattattatctttagaTTAAAGTTCATGAAATGAttaatttgtagttttattttttatttaaacatactAGAATTTACTTACTcctctttattattaaaaactttagAAACCAATCCTCGAGCAAACGCTTCATCTGCATCCATCTTTCTACCAGTGTAGCACAATTCTCGAACTAAACTATCAGACCCAAGGATTTTGGGTAATCTTTGTAGAGTTCCAACGTCTGCAGCTAAACCTACTTCAACCTAAACTAAATGATGAAATTACTGTGAATGGAatactttttggaaaatatacctCTTTGACTTGGAAAAATGAATCCTTGGTGCAATATCTCATATCAGCGGCTGATATTGCATCAACGCCTGCACCAATGCAAGCAGAATGTACTGCAGCTAATACTGGTTTTTTGCAAAGCTCAAGCGATGATAAACTTTCCTGATATGTTtggataattttatataatatttttgctttACGGGCAATATCTTCATGTTTAGCTATACCAGCTCCCGTTGTAAGAAAATCAGATAAATCAATACCTGTAAGATTATGTTTGTAATGgatcaaatttaatttcaatattattaccTGCAGTAAATACCATTCCCTCTCCAGATAAAACTACTGCTCTGCAATTTTCATCATCACTCAGTTTATCAAAACAATCCTTTATTTCTCTATAATCAAAAAGTAATCTCTCACAATActtaatatatgtatatatatatatatatatatatatatatatatatatatatatatatatatatatatatatatatatatatatatatatatatatatatatatatatatatatatatatatatatatatatatatgaagtaAATAATACACTCACAACCACATTGTATGGTTAATAGCATTCCTTTTCTCAGGTCTATTAAACTTGACATGATAAACAAATTCTTTGGGTACATCTACAGATAAACTTTTGAAAGCC
This genomic interval from Diorhabda sublineata isolate icDioSubl1.1 chromosome 7, icDioSubl1.1, whole genome shotgun sequence contains the following:
- the LOC130446865 gene encoding dynein regulatory complex protein 8-like; its protein translation is MMQSNEIEVPINNDLERKIADAFEVFDHSQSKMIDVREVSTVIRGLGCCPSEAEVQEIIVGLEDPQFPGSVHLQKFLTYVSQLITEHRYEPASPEDLLDAFRTLDSKGVGYLTKEEISTYMTQFGEPFSQEELEEMLEIAIDPQTKTVPYEYYINQLMHNVT
- the LOC130446386 gene encoding delta(3,5)-Delta(2,4)-dienoyl-CoA isomerase, mitochondrial isoform X2, whose protein sequence is MNIFSKSTGIIKVTGHLRSSVTMSSLAFKSLSVDVPKEFVYHVKFNRPEKRNAINHTMWLEIKDCFDKLSDDENCRAVVLSGEGMVFTAGIDLSDFLTTGAGIAKHEDIARKAKILYKIIQTYQESLSSLELCKKPVLAAVHSACIGAGVDAISAADMRYCTKDSFFQVKEVEVGLAADVGTLQRLPKILGSDSLVRELCYTGRKMDADEAFARGLVSKVFNNKEELINGVLGIAEEIASRSPVAIQTTKASLVYSRDHSVQEGLDHIKHLNQLYLQSEDLLKAATAQMTKEKPIFAKL
- the LOC130446386 gene encoding delta(3,5)-Delta(2,4)-dienoyl-CoA isomerase, mitochondrial isoform X3, whose product is MNIFSKSTGHLRSSVTMSSLAFKSLSVDVPKEFVYHVKFNRPEKRNAINHTMWLEIKDCFDKLSDDENCRAVVLSGEGMVFTAGIDLSDFLTTGAGIAKHEDIARKAKILYKIIQTYQESLSSLELCKKPVLAAVHSACIGAGVDAISAADMRYCTKDSFFQVKEVEVGLAADVGTLQRLPKILGSDSLVRELCYTGRKMDADEAFARGLVSKVFNNKEELINGVLGIAEEIASRSPVAIQTTKASLVYSRDHSVQEGLDHIKHLNQLYLQSEDLLKAATAQMTKEKPIFAKL
- the LOC130446386 gene encoding delta(3,5)-Delta(2,4)-dienoyl-CoA isomerase, mitochondrial isoform X4; the protein is MSSLAFKSLSVDVPKEFVYHVKFNRPEKRNAINHTMWLEIKDCFDKLSDDENCRAVVLSGEGMVFTAGIDLSDFLTTGAGIAKHEDIARKAKILYKIIQTYQESLSSLELCKKPVLAAVHSACIGAGVDAISAADMRYCTKDSFFQVKEVEVGLAADVGTLQRLPKILGSDSLVRELCYTGRKMDADEAFARGLVSKVFNNKEELINGVLGIAEEIASRSPVAIQTTKASLVYSRDHSVQEGLDHIKHLNQLYLQSEDLLKAATAQMTKEKPIFAKL
- the LOC130446386 gene encoding delta(3,5)-Delta(2,4)-dienoyl-CoA isomerase, mitochondrial isoform X1; protein product: MNIFSKSTGIIKVTGRHLRSSVTMSSLAFKSLSVDVPKEFVYHVKFNRPEKRNAINHTMWLEIKDCFDKLSDDENCRAVVLSGEGMVFTAGIDLSDFLTTGAGIAKHEDIARKAKILYKIIQTYQESLSSLELCKKPVLAAVHSACIGAGVDAISAADMRYCTKDSFFQVKEVEVGLAADVGTLQRLPKILGSDSLVRELCYTGRKMDADEAFARGLVSKVFNNKEELINGVLGIAEEIASRSPVAIQTTKASLVYSRDHSVQEGLDHIKHLNQLYLQSEDLLKAATAQMTKEKPIFAKL